GCGGCTGCGGTTGCGGCCGGCGCGTGGGCGTGGTTATTCAAACCGGCGCTCGGGGCCGCGGCGGCCGGGGCTTTTAACGGCCTGGTGACGGCTGTAGTCGACTATTGGAAGGTCGCCCGGGCCCTCGCCGTCCCGGCGCACGTGATGGGTAAGCTCGTCTCGGCGCTGGGGTCGGCGGGTTCGCAGCTCGCCTGGGAAGGCCTTAAATCGTCGTCGGCGGTTTACGCGGGCGCGTTCGTCGCCGTCGCGCTCTTTTATCTGGTGTGGCGCGCAGGCTCTCGGGCCGCGGCGCCGCTGGTTCGGGTCATTTAAAAGTTTGTTTCCCCCGATCTGTAATTAAGGAGAGAAAGATGAAAGCGCTATTGCCTATCACGGTCCTCCTCACGTTGAATTTGACCTTCATCGGGGCGCAGGCCGCGCTCGCGCAGGAGCCCGAGACGGCGGCGGAGGCCGCGGCGACGGGCGAAACGGCGCTCGCGGGGCCGCGGGTGGAAGTTGAAGTGTGTTGCGAGGAGGGCGACGGCGAGGACCGCGTGGTTGTAGGGCGGGACCTCGTGGTCGAAGAAGGCGAGGTCGTGGAAGGCGATGCGGTCTGCATCGGCGGCAACCTGACGGTTAAGGGAACGGTTAACGGCGACGCCGTGTGCGTCGGCGGCCACCTCCGCGTCGAGCCCACGGCCGTCATCTGCTGCGACGTAGTGAACGTGGGCGGCACCGCCGACGTCTCGCCCGAGGCCGAGGTCGGCGGCGAGCAAGTGAGCGTCGAGGGCGGCATCCCCGGCCTGAAAGGTCTTAAGTGGTTCGGCGTACTGGGCGAGGCCGCCGGCGACCTCTCCAAGCGGATCGTAGAAGTGGTGAAGGAGGTCGTCTTCTTCGGCTTCCTGATGTTGGTCGCGCTCTTGCTCACGACGTTCCTGCCCCGCCAGTTCGGCCGCGTCGACGAGCACCTCGCCGGCGACTTCCCGCGCTCGGCGCTGCTGGGCGTGGGGATAATGATCCTGTTGCCGGTGGCGCTGGTCTTCATGGCGGTATCCCTCATCGGCATCCCGTTGATTCCCATTGTGATACTCGCCGCCGTGGTGGCGGTATTCGTCGGTTACGTCGTGATGGCGCGGATAATAGGCCGCCGGCTGGTGGGCGAGAAGCACGTCATGTTCCAGATCTTCATCGGCCTGCTCCTGCTGCACGGCGCCGCGCTCCTGGGCGACATAATCGCGCTGCCGGGCGGCCCGATGGAGAAGATCGGCGGCGTATTCGCCGGCGTCGGCAAGATAATCTTCATCGCCGCCTCCGGCATCGGCATGGGCGCCGTCGTCTACTCGCGCTTCGGCAAGCGGACCCTCGCGGAGACCGAGGCCGCGCGCGAGGCGAAGAAGAATAACAACAAAACGCCCCCTCCCGCGAAAGCCGGTTAGATCTGCAAGGGGACGTTTAAGAAACCCGGCCGCGAGGCCGGGTTTTTCTTGCGGCGGGGCGAGCGTGGATAGGAGTAATGTAGGGGCCGACCTTTAGGTCGGCCCGAATCTCATAATACAATAAATAAGGCGGCCGCACCTGAAGGTACGGCCCTACGCTAAATAACCCGGCCGCGAGGTCGGGTTTTTTACGGGAGCGTTTTAGCGTAGCGTCGGTACGGAATAAGTTATATACTGGACGTCGGCACAACCTTTTATTAATGAAAGCGAGGAGGCGTCGGGATGAAAAAGTCAACTCTCTTAATAATCTCATTTGCCGCGCTCGCGGTTTTCGTCGCCGCCGCGGGAGCCACCGGCGTTCAGGTTACGGTCGACAACGGCTCGACGGAGAACCTGTTCCCGTGGTGGCCTATGGCCTTCC
This sequence is a window from bacterium. Protein-coding genes within it:
- a CDS encoding zf-HC2 domain-containing protein; protein product: MAEKCSEIKALMNAALDDELDPEARVRFDEHLAACPACRREYEVLTRAVAAFEAAPRLEPSPTFAADVVRRARLAKGREARGRRAFARVTIAASAAAAAVAAGAWAWLFKPALGAAAAGAFNGLVTAVVDYWKVARALAVPAHVMGKLVSALGSAGSQLAWEGLKSSSAVYAGAFVAVALFYLVWRAGSRAAAPLVRVI